A single window of Deltaproteobacteria bacterium DNA harbors:
- the xth gene encoding exodeoxyribonuclease III — MSWRIATFNANSIRTRLHVVLNWLQKHRPDALCLQETKVQDPDFPVDAFRETGYQIVYHGQKSYNGVALATLRPPDDVRIGFDDGEGETEARILTARVDGIFIVNTYVPQGREPDTEFFQAKIRFFERLKRFFQRNFTLDSLLAWAGDFNVAPEPTDVFDPDRLRGHVGFHPDEHRALGQVKDWGFTDVFRKHNPDPKQYTFWDYRLPKSFERNLGWRLDHIWTSRALTDRSVGAWIDREPRGSEKPSDHTFLIADFDLERRTS; from the coding sequence GTGAGTTGGAGAATCGCTACATTCAATGCCAATTCGATCCGGACGCGGCTCCACGTCGTGTTGAACTGGCTGCAAAAGCACCGCCCGGATGCGCTGTGCCTGCAGGAAACCAAGGTCCAGGATCCGGACTTCCCCGTCGATGCTTTCCGCGAGACCGGATACCAGATCGTTTACCATGGGCAGAAAAGCTATAATGGAGTGGCCTTGGCCACCTTGAGACCGCCTGATGACGTTCGGATCGGCTTCGATGACGGCGAAGGGGAAACGGAAGCCCGGATACTGACCGCTCGAGTTGACGGAATCTTCATCGTAAATACGTACGTTCCGCAGGGCAGAGAGCCGGACACGGAGTTTTTTCAAGCCAAGATTCGGTTTTTTGAACGACTGAAACGGTTCTTCCAGCGGAATTTCACTTTGGACAGCCTTCTTGCCTGGGCCGGGGACTTCAACGTTGCCCCGGAACCCACCGACGTGTTCGATCCCGATCGGCTGCGGGGACACGTGGGCTTCCATCCGGATGAGCATCGAGCGCTGGGGCAAGTGAAGGACTGGGGGTTCACGGATGTCTTTCGCAAACACAACCCGGACCCCAAACAGTACACGTTCTGGGATTATCGGCTTCCCAAATCGTTCGAGCGCAATCTCGGCTGGCGCCTGGATCATATCTGGACCAGCCGGGCTCTGACGGATCGCTCCGTCGGCGCCTGGATTGACCGCGAACCGAGGGGATCGGAAAAACCTTCGGATCATACCTTCCTGATCGCGGATTTTGACTTGGAACGCCGGACTTCTTAG
- a CDS encoding cache domain-containing protein, translating into MRWARTGLGILLILCFASACSRPPSKEAIEFQNRVISDLGELVPPLVQVLPTKSTDSVSKLLVGFFNANPNRAKLFAGFIVFDDEGRVISAYSPFEDATQVNGQDFSSYEEVKRTLKKHDTTTMVLYYLSNGRRMTLPAVNLPLKKGGAFEGILSAFFLKSALDEEYRISLEDFRRLKFSDLRAG; encoded by the coding sequence ATGAGATGGGCTCGGACAGGTCTGGGAATTCTGTTGATCCTGTGTTTCGCGAGCGCGTGCTCGCGGCCTCCCAGCAAGGAGGCAATCGAGTTTCAAAACCGTGTGATTTCCGATCTAGGGGAATTGGTGCCGCCCCTCGTGCAGGTTTTGCCTACCAAGTCGACGGATTCCGTGTCAAAGCTCCTAGTGGGGTTCTTCAACGCGAACCCGAACCGGGCAAAGCTTTTTGCCGGCTTCATCGTGTTCGATGACGAAGGACGAGTAATCAGCGCCTACAGCCCTTTTGAAGACGCCACTCAGGTCAACGGCCAAGACTTCTCCAGTTACGAAGAAGTGAAACGCACACTCAAAAAGCACGACACTACCACGATGGTGCTCTACTATCTTTCCAACGGCCGAAGAATGACCCTCCCGGCCGTCAACCTGCCCCTCAAAAAAGGGGGCGCTTTCGAGGGGATCCTGTCGGCGTTCTTTCTGAAATCGGCTCTGGACGAGGAATACAGAATTTCGCTGGAGGACTTCAGACGGCTGAAATTCAGTGACCTCCGGGCCGGCTGA
- a CDS encoding TIGR04076 family protein, which produces MRSLKVTIKEIRGMCSVYEIGDEFLIDRGYVLRTERDLPICMHSLSALMPFYVALSKGVLAENLGLAAEGVPEVALVHCPDPCKSPRGGTVLMEIRPL; this is translated from the coding sequence TTGCGGAGCCTCAAGGTAACGATTAAAGAGATCAGGGGCATGTGCTCCGTATACGAAATCGGAGACGAATTTCTGATTGACCGGGGATACGTTCTGCGCACGGAACGCGACCTGCCCATCTGCATGCACTCCCTCTCGGCCCTCATGCCGTTCTACGTGGCCTTGAGTAAAGGTGTTCTGGCGGAGAATCTCGGATTGGCGGCGGAGGGCGTCCCGGAAGTGGCGCTGGTGCACTGTCCCGACCCCTGCAAGAGCCCCCGCGGAGGCACCGTTCTCATGGAGATACGCCCGCTCTGA
- a CDS encoding alpha/beta hydrolase yields MPPERIVIQSGPVGLESLWTPGQVDRGAVVAHPHPAYGGSMDNNVVEALAAGFGAAGLATLLFNFRGVGASTGAYDKGKGEQEDLMAAFRYLETRGLSGNILSGYSFGAWVAERTLSRLHPSCILVVSPPLAYWDFSGLLQAEAPVYVIGSDGDPFCPLERLEPFLQSLPTLADAEILKGTDHFYSGRETLIEDTVRRWFAEPQGND; encoded by the coding sequence ATGCCGCCGGAGCGTATAGTCATCCAGAGCGGCCCTGTTGGATTGGAAAGCCTGTGGACGCCCGGACAGGTGGATCGGGGCGCCGTGGTAGCGCACCCTCATCCCGCCTACGGCGGAAGCATGGACAACAACGTGGTGGAGGCCCTGGCCGCCGGTTTTGGAGCGGCGGGACTCGCCACCCTGTTGTTTAACTTTCGAGGGGTGGGCGCCAGCACGGGCGCTTACGACAAGGGGAAGGGTGAACAGGAAGATCTCATGGCGGCTTTCCGTTACCTTGAAACCAGGGGGCTGTCCGGGAACATTCTGTCCGGGTACTCTTTCGGGGCCTGGGTCGCGGAGCGGACTTTGAGCCGCTTGCATCCTTCTTGCATACTGGTGGTCTCACCGCCCTTGGCGTATTGGGATTTCAGCGGTCTGCTCCAAGCGGAAGCACCGGTCTATGTAATAGGATCCGATGGGGATCCATTCTGCCCCCTGGAGCGGTTGGAGCCGTTTCTGCAAAGCCTGCCCACGCTGGCGGACGCGGAGATCCTGAAAGGCACGGATCATTTTTATTCCGGAAGGGAAACCCTTATCGAAGACACGGTCAGGAGATGGTTTGCGGAGCCTCAAGGTAACGATTAA